From a single Mycolicibacterium moriokaense genomic region:
- a CDS encoding TldD/PmbA family protein — protein MTAQHRVDADFLGLPRHELADAALSAATAAGASYADLRIHGITTELIQLRDGELEAALVNREIGLAVRVIVDGTWGFASHAELDPATAAETARRAVHVAATLKPLNAERIELAPEPVYSDVTWVSDYRIDPFTVPAADKIAVLGEYSGRLMAADGVDYVSAGLHSVKEQTFYADTFGSSITQQRVRMMPGLEATTVDPAAGTFETMRTLVPPMARGWEVVAGDDVWNWSDELAQIPSLLAEKAKAPSVSAGPTDLVIDPTNLWLTIHESIGHATEYDRAIGYEAAYAGTSFATPDKLGTMRYGSPVMNVTADRTVEYGLATVGFDDEGVAAQSWDLVRDGIFVGYQLDRVFAPRLGVRRSNGCSYADSPHHVPIQRMANVSLQPGTADLSTDDLIARVEDGIYIVGDKSWSIDMQRYNFQFTGQRFFRIRNGRLDGQLRDVAYQATTTDFWGSMEAVGGPSTWRLGGAFNCGKAQPGQVAAVSHGCPSALFRGVNVLNTRDEAGR, from the coding sequence GTGACAGCGCAACACCGGGTGGACGCCGACTTCCTCGGGCTGCCGCGCCATGAGCTGGCCGATGCGGCACTGTCGGCGGCGACCGCCGCCGGAGCCAGCTACGCCGACCTGCGTATTCACGGGATCACCACGGAGCTCATCCAGCTGCGCGACGGCGAGCTGGAGGCGGCCCTCGTCAACCGCGAGATCGGTCTGGCGGTGCGGGTGATCGTCGACGGCACGTGGGGCTTCGCGTCCCACGCCGAGCTGGATCCCGCCACGGCCGCCGAGACCGCGCGTCGGGCCGTGCACGTGGCGGCGACGCTCAAGCCGTTGAACGCCGAGCGCATCGAGCTGGCTCCCGAGCCGGTGTACTCCGACGTCACCTGGGTGTCGGACTATCGCATCGACCCGTTCACGGTTCCCGCCGCAGACAAGATCGCCGTGCTGGGCGAGTACTCCGGTCGGCTGATGGCCGCCGACGGCGTCGACTACGTCTCGGCCGGACTGCACTCGGTCAAGGAGCAGACGTTCTACGCCGACACGTTCGGGTCGTCGATCACCCAGCAGCGGGTGCGGATGATGCCGGGGCTGGAGGCGACCACCGTCGACCCCGCGGCGGGCACCTTCGAAACCATGCGCACACTGGTACCGCCGATGGCCAGGGGCTGGGAGGTCGTCGCGGGCGACGACGTGTGGAACTGGTCCGACGAGCTGGCGCAGATACCGTCGCTGCTGGCCGAGAAGGCCAAGGCGCCCAGCGTTTCCGCCGGGCCGACGGACCTGGTGATCGATCCGACCAACCTGTGGCTGACGATCCACGAATCGATCGGCCATGCCACCGAATACGACCGCGCCATCGGTTACGAGGCCGCCTACGCAGGCACGTCGTTCGCGACGCCGGACAAGCTGGGGACCATGCGCTACGGCTCGCCGGTCATGAACGTCACCGCCGACCGCACCGTCGAATACGGTTTGGCCACCGTCGGGTTCGACGACGAGGGCGTGGCCGCGCAGAGCTGGGATCTGGTGCGCGACGGCATCTTTGTCGGCTATCAGCTCGACCGGGTGTTCGCCCCACGGCTCGGCGTCAGGCGGTCCAACGGCTGCTCGTATGCCGATTCACCACATCATGTGCCGATCCAGCGGATGGCCAACGTGTCGCTGCAGCCCGGCACGGCCGACCTGAGCACCGACGACCTCATCGCCCGCGTCGAGGACGGTATCTACATCGTCGGCGACAAGTCGTGGTCGATCGACATGCAGCGCTACAACTTTCAGTTCACCGGGCAGCGGTTCTTCCGAATCCGCAACGGGCGCCTGGACGGCCAGCTGCGCGACGTCGCCTACCAGGCGACCACGACCGACTTCTGGGGATCGATGGAAGCCGTCGGCGGACCGTCGACGTGGCGTCTCGGCGGTGCTTTCAATTGCGGCAAGGCGCAACCCGGCCAGGTTGCGGCGGTCAGCCACGGCTGCCCGTCGGCACTGTTCCGCGGGGTGAACGTGCTCAATACACGCGACGAGGCGGGGCGGTAG
- a CDS encoding TldD/PmbA family protein: MIGAQQVVERALAEAARLGKADETIVLVSDRTDASLRWAGNSMTTNGESVSRTTTVISIVRQGVTARVGSVETSDVDPSAIPGLVAASQDTALAAPEARDAAPPLPGDDGPDDWDAPVPGTSVQAFLDVAGSLAARGFSGPDQLYGFARHGVETTFLATSNGLRRRFTEPTGSVEINAKRDGASAWAGFSTPDFTDVPTDSMLERLSTRVGWARRTVELPAGRYETLLPPSAVADLMIYLWWSMEGRGAQEGHTALSAPGGGTRVGEKLTDLPLTLYSDPFAEGLECAPFVTTSASSERASVFDNGMDIGRTDWIRDGTIATLAYPRASAAEFDAPVAVSADNLLMTGGSASMADMIASTERGLLLTTLWYIREVDPAVLLLTGLTRDGVYLVEDGEVTAAVNNFRFNESPLDLLRRATEAGATDRTLPREWGDWVTRVTMPTLRIPDFHMSSVSQAQ, from the coding sequence GTGATCGGAGCACAGCAGGTAGTCGAGCGTGCGCTGGCCGAGGCCGCCCGACTGGGCAAGGCCGACGAGACCATCGTCCTGGTGTCCGACCGCACCGACGCGTCGTTGCGGTGGGCGGGCAATTCGATGACCACCAACGGCGAATCGGTGAGCCGCACTACAACGGTGATATCGATTGTGCGCCAAGGTGTGACCGCGCGCGTCGGCTCGGTGGAGACCAGTGACGTGGACCCGTCGGCGATCCCCGGGCTGGTGGCCGCGTCGCAGGACACCGCGCTCGCCGCGCCCGAGGCCCGCGACGCTGCGCCGCCGTTGCCGGGCGACGACGGCCCTGACGATTGGGACGCTCCGGTCCCGGGCACCAGCGTGCAGGCGTTTCTGGATGTGGCGGGCAGCCTGGCCGCGCGGGGGTTCAGCGGGCCGGATCAGTTGTACGGGTTCGCGCGGCACGGTGTCGAGACGACGTTCCTGGCCACGTCGAACGGCCTGCGCCGGCGCTTCACGGAGCCGACCGGGTCGGTGGAGATCAACGCCAAACGTGACGGTGCCAGCGCGTGGGCGGGCTTCAGCACTCCCGACTTCACTGATGTGCCAACGGATTCGATGCTCGAGCGGCTGTCGACGCGGGTGGGCTGGGCGCGGCGCACCGTCGAGTTGCCTGCCGGTCGGTACGAGACGCTCCTGCCGCCGTCGGCGGTGGCCGACCTGATGATCTACCTGTGGTGGTCGATGGAAGGCCGCGGCGCGCAGGAGGGGCACACCGCATTGTCGGCGCCCGGCGGCGGGACCCGGGTGGGGGAGAAGCTCACCGATCTGCCGTTGACGCTGTACTCCGATCCGTTCGCCGAGGGCTTGGAGTGTGCGCCGTTCGTCACGACGTCGGCGTCCTCGGAGCGGGCGTCGGTCTTCGACAACGGCATGGATATCGGGCGTACGGACTGGATCCGCGACGGCACGATCGCCACGCTGGCGTATCCGCGGGCATCGGCGGCGGAGTTCGACGCGCCGGTGGCGGTGTCGGCGGACAACCTGTTGATGACGGGTGGGTCGGCGAGCATGGCGGACATGATCGCGAGCACCGAGCGCGGCCTGCTGCTGACGACGCTGTGGTACATCCGCGAGGTCGACCCGGCGGTGCTGCTGCTGACGGGACTCACCCGCGATGGCGTGTACCTCGTCGAGGACGGCGAGGTGACCGCGGCCGTCAACAATTTCCGGTTCAACGAGAGTCCGCTGGACCTGCTGCGACGGGCCACCGAGGCCGGCGCCACCGACCGCACGCTGCCGCGGGAGTGGGGCGACTGGGTCACCCGCGTGACGATGCCGACGTTGCGGATCCCCGACTTTCACATGTCCTCGGTGAGCCAGGCGCAATAA
- a CDS encoding nitroreductase, with amino-acid sequence MYDLEAAIADRRSIRMFQPDRPVPRDLVDEALQLAIRAPSNSNIQPWHLALVSGDALQRLVGALMHEARARPPVVPQLPPSFAHLRSELGAVVYGSMGITRDDIDGRREAVLRNWEFFHAPLAGIVCMHSDLDYVDSLGVGMFLQTFILSLTARGVGTCVQVSIAGYPQVLHAQLAIPPEYRILCGLAIGYPDPDFPANQLHIPRNPIDDNVVFHDY; translated from the coding sequence ATGTACGACCTCGAAGCGGCCATCGCCGACCGGCGCTCGATCCGCATGTTCCAGCCCGACCGCCCGGTCCCCCGCGACCTCGTTGACGAGGCCCTGCAGCTGGCCATCCGCGCCCCGTCGAACTCCAACATCCAGCCCTGGCACCTGGCCCTCGTCTCGGGCGATGCCCTGCAACGCCTGGTGGGCGCCCTCATGCACGAGGCCAGGGCCAGACCGCCCGTCGTCCCGCAGCTGCCGCCGTCCTTCGCGCACCTGCGCAGCGAACTCGGCGCCGTCGTGTACGGCTCGATGGGCATCACCCGCGACGACATCGACGGCCGGCGCGAGGCCGTGCTGCGCAACTGGGAGTTCTTCCACGCGCCGCTGGCGGGCATCGTCTGCATGCACAGCGACCTCGACTACGTCGACAGCCTCGGCGTCGGGATGTTCCTGCAGACGTTCATCCTGTCGCTGACCGCGCGCGGCGTCGGCACCTGCGTGCAGGTGTCGATCGCGGGCTACCCCCAGGTCCTGCACGCGCAGTTGGCCATTCCGCCCGAGTACCGAATCCTCTGCGGCCTCGCGATCGGCTATCCGGACCCCGACTTCCCCGCCAACCAGCTACACATTCCACGCAACCCGATCGACGACAACGTCGTCTTCCACGACTACTGA
- a CDS encoding MarR family winged helix-turn-helix transcriptional regulator, whose amino-acid sequence MSQTLGADLLAVVARLNRLATQRARLPLGYAQARLLSTIEDQGPTRISDLAALDHCSQPTMTTQVRRLEDGGYVSRTVDPDDARAVLIEITAKGVETLRQVRVDRGAAIDPYLERLDAKDQQTLGNAVEVLRRLLADASSPTKSR is encoded by the coding sequence ATGTCTCAGACTCTTGGAGCTGATCTGCTGGCTGTGGTCGCCCGGCTCAACCGACTCGCCACACAGCGCGCGCGGCTGCCGCTGGGATACGCGCAGGCGCGGTTGCTGTCGACCATCGAGGACCAGGGGCCGACCCGGATATCCGACCTCGCCGCGCTGGACCACTGCTCGCAGCCGACGATGACCACCCAGGTACGTCGACTCGAGGACGGGGGTTATGTATCGCGCACCGTCGACCCCGACGATGCGCGGGCCGTGCTCATCGAGATCACGGCCAAGGGCGTCGAGACACTGAGGCAGGTACGGGTGGATCGCGGCGCCGCCATCGATCCGTATCTCGAGCGCCTCGATGCGAAGGATCAGCAGACCCTCGGCAACGCCGTCGAGGTGCTGCGCCGACTGCTCGCCGACGCGTCCTCCCCCACAAAATCTCGGTGA
- a CDS encoding energy-coupling factor transporter transmembrane component T family protein has product MTAPTATKRQRKPVVLLRPVPGDSAIHRLWAGSKLLMVAGIGVLMTFYPGWVPIAAVAVLVLVAAWIARIPRGVLPSIPGWLWILIFFGGLTATFAGGSPIVDFGSVEIGLGGLLNFLRITALSIVLLGLGAMVSWTTNVAEIAPAVATLGRPLRILRIPVDEWSVALALALRAFPMLIEEFRVLYAARRLRPRNVAASRRGRLRGAWLELIDLLAAAITVALRRADEMGDAITARGGAGQISAFPSRPKMIDLWAWVIVILVCGMALALELTILGTSAVTT; this is encoded by the coding sequence ATGACGGCCCCGACGGCAACCAAACGGCAGCGAAAGCCGGTTGTGCTGCTGCGGCCGGTTCCCGGCGACAGCGCCATCCATCGGCTGTGGGCGGGCTCGAAACTCCTTATGGTGGCGGGCATCGGCGTGCTGATGACGTTCTACCCGGGTTGGGTGCCTATCGCCGCGGTCGCGGTCCTGGTGCTGGTGGCCGCGTGGATCGCACGGATTCCCCGAGGGGTGCTGCCTTCGATTCCGGGCTGGCTGTGGATTCTGATTTTCTTCGGCGGCCTCACCGCCACGTTCGCCGGCGGTAGCCCGATCGTCGATTTCGGCTCAGTCGAGATCGGGCTCGGCGGGCTGCTCAACTTCCTGCGCATCACCGCGTTGTCGATCGTCCTGCTGGGCCTTGGGGCCATGGTGTCGTGGACGACGAACGTCGCCGAAATCGCGCCCGCCGTCGCCACATTGGGGCGGCCGCTGCGGATATTGCGGATCCCGGTCGACGAGTGGTCGGTAGCGCTGGCGTTGGCGTTGCGCGCGTTCCCGATGCTGATCGAGGAGTTCCGCGTCCTCTACGCGGCGCGCAGGCTGCGACCCAGGAACGTGGCAGCCAGCAGGCGAGGACGCTTACGCGGTGCTTGGCTCGAGCTCATCGATCTGCTCGCGGCGGCCATCACCGTCGCGTTGCGCCGGGCCGACGAGATGGGTGACGCCATCACCGCCCGCGGCGGCGCGGGCCAGATCTCCGCGTTTCCGTCGCGCCCCAAGATGATCGACCTGTGGGCGTGGGTGATCGTGATCTTGGTGTGCGGCATGGCACTTGCGTTGGAGCTGACGATTCTGGGCACCAGCGCCGTCACTACCTGA
- a CDS encoding IS256 family transposase, with the protein MTQDHSALLAQLDALKSADASAVFAELIRAGLQQLIEAEATATIGAGRYQRSDERTVHRNGHRPKTVSTTSGDIEVQIPKLRAGSFFPSLLERRRRIDKALHAVIMEAYVHGVSTRSVDDLVAAMGVAAGVSKSEVSRICAGLDKEIEAFRTRSLTHTQFPYVFCDATFCKVRIGAHVVSQALVVATGVSLEGTREVLGTAVGDSESFEFWREFLASLKARGLTGVHLVISDAHAGLKAAVAQQFTGSSWQRCRVHFMRNLHTAVAAKHAPAVTAAVKTIFAHTDPAEVAAQWDRVADTLAPSFPKVAAMLGEAKTDVLAFTAFPRAHWQKIWSNNPIERLNKEIKRRADVVEIFPNPAAFLRLATAVVIEAHDEWQVTRRYLSDVSMDELRAVIETKHAAAALVKQHQIT; encoded by the coding sequence ATGACCCAGGATCATTCTGCCCTGCTTGCCCAGCTCGACGCGCTCAAGTCCGCTGATGCGAGCGCAGTGTTTGCCGAATTGATCCGCGCCGGCCTGCAGCAGCTCATCGAGGCCGAGGCCACCGCCACGATCGGCGCGGGCCGCTATCAGCGCAGTGACGAACGCACGGTGCACCGCAACGGGCACCGCCCGAAGACAGTGTCGACCACCTCAGGCGATATTGAGGTGCAGATCCCCAAGCTGCGGGCTGGGTCGTTCTTCCCGTCGCTGTTGGAGCGGCGCCGCCGTATCGACAAGGCGTTACACGCGGTGATCATGGAGGCCTACGTGCACGGCGTGTCGACCCGCAGTGTCGATGACCTGGTCGCGGCGATGGGCGTCGCGGCGGGGGTCTCCAAGTCGGAGGTCTCACGGATCTGCGCGGGCCTGGATAAGGAGATCGAGGCGTTTCGGACCCGCAGCTTGACCCACACGCAGTTCCCGTACGTGTTCTGCGACGCGACGTTCTGCAAGGTGCGTATCGGGGCGCACGTCGTCTCTCAGGCCCTGGTGGTGGCTACCGGGGTCTCCCTCGAGGGCACCCGTGAAGTGCTGGGCACTGCGGTCGGTGACAGTGAGTCCTTCGAGTTCTGGCGAGAGTTTCTGGCGTCGCTGAAAGCCCGCGGCCTGACTGGGGTGCATCTGGTGATCTCCGACGCCCATGCCGGGCTCAAAGCCGCGGTGGCGCAGCAGTTCACCGGTTCATCGTGGCAGCGGTGCCGGGTACATTTCATGCGTAACCTGCACACCGCGGTCGCCGCCAAACACGCGCCGGCGGTGACTGCGGCGGTCAAGACGATCTTCGCCCACACCGACCCCGCCGAGGTCGCCGCCCAGTGGGACCGCGTCGCCGACACCCTGGCCCCTAGCTTCCCGAAAGTCGCGGCCATGCTCGGCGAGGCCAAGACCGACGTGCTGGCGTTCACCGCGTTCCCGCGGGCGCACTGGCAGAAGATCTGGTCGAACAACCCCATCGAACGGCTCAACAAGGAGATCAAGCGCCGCGCTGATGTCGTGGAGATCTTCCCCAACCCCGCAGCGTTCCTGCGCCTGGCCACCGCGGTAGTCATCGAAGCCCACGACGAGTGGCAGGTCACCCGCCGCTATCTTTCCGATGTCTCCATGGACGAACTACGCGCCGTCATCGAGACAAAACACGCCGCGGCAGCACTTGTCAAACAACACCAAATCACCTAG
- a CDS encoding carboxymuconolactone decarboxylase family protein — MSDVQLADRVAGLVAMSSGDGRLDTLTRLTCGRALSLRPLPMELDWDEGVSESESVVAAFTEQFAVDVTGVGANQRKQLLTVLGDNVFRTAVMIFVADYVPRVWAGLDALGHGKPGYSADVAWDHDSDPVDALLNGFVPAVARMRALDPVTTEVVRLHGAAQHNCRLCKSRRETNALDAGGSEDLYSQIEQFESSDTLTGAQKAALRYVDALIWTPSQIGADVVAGVNKHFSEDEALELTFDVMRNACNKIMVSLGADAPLVEEGVELFSVDADGQTVSVQ; from the coding sequence GTGAGTGACGTACAACTGGCCGACCGCGTCGCCGGCCTGGTCGCGATGTCGTCCGGGGACGGGCGCCTGGACACGCTGACGCGGCTGACGTGCGGTCGGGCGCTGTCGTTGCGTCCGCTGCCGATGGAGCTGGACTGGGACGAGGGTGTCTCCGAGTCGGAGTCGGTGGTGGCGGCGTTCACCGAGCAGTTCGCGGTCGACGTGACGGGGGTCGGCGCCAATCAGCGCAAGCAGCTGTTGACGGTGTTGGGCGACAACGTGTTTCGCACGGCCGTGATGATCTTCGTCGCCGACTACGTGCCCCGCGTGTGGGCCGGCCTCGACGCGCTGGGGCACGGCAAGCCGGGCTACAGCGCGGACGTGGCGTGGGATCACGACTCGGATCCCGTCGACGCGCTGCTGAACGGGTTCGTGCCCGCGGTGGCGCGGATGCGGGCGCTGGATCCGGTGACGACGGAGGTCGTGCGGTTGCATGGGGCGGCGCAGCACAACTGCCGGCTGTGCAAGTCCCGGCGAGAGACGAACGCGTTGGATGCGGGCGGCTCCGAGGACCTGTACAGCCAGATCGAGCAGTTCGAATCCTCAGACACGCTGACCGGTGCGCAGAAGGCCGCGTTGCGGTACGTCGACGCGTTGATCTGGACGCCGTCGCAGATCGGTGCCGACGTGGTCGCGGGGGTGAATAAGCACTTCTCGGAGGACGAGGCGCTGGAGTTGACGTTCGACGTGATGCGCAACGCCTGCAACAAGATCATGGTGTCGCTGGGTGCCGATGCGCCGCTCGTGGAGGAGGGCGTCGAGTTGTTCTCGGTCGACGCGGACGGGCAGACGGTGTCGGTTCAGTAG
- a CDS encoding MFS transporter, with translation MWRQPKAVWAVAFASVVAFMGIGLVDPILKPIADTLNASPSQVSLLFTSYMAVMGVAMLITGVVASRIGPKRTLLIGLVVIIAGAGLAGMSDTVTEIVGWRALWGLGNALFVATALATIVNSARGSVAQAIILYEAALGLGIAVGPLVGGVLGSISWRGPFFGVSVLMAVAVVVTAFLLPSTPPAARATTLADPFRALRHRGLLGVAITALLYNFGFFTLLAFTPFPLDMSAHEIGLIFFGWGIALAFTSVVVAPRLQHRFGTVPTLLANLVAMTAVLVVMAVGTDHKPLLAACVVIAGLFIGINNTLITETVMKAAPVERGVASAAYSFVRFSGAALAPWLAGVLGERINVHVPFWVGAGAVLLAAGVLAASRPHLMGIDVEGELDELDEATVITVGSDS, from the coding sequence ATGTGGCGTCAACCCAAAGCTGTTTGGGCCGTTGCCTTCGCGTCTGTCGTCGCGTTCATGGGTATCGGTCTCGTCGACCCGATCCTCAAGCCGATCGCCGACACCCTCAACGCGTCGCCGTCTCAGGTGTCGCTGTTGTTCACCAGCTATATGGCGGTGATGGGCGTCGCGATGCTCATCACGGGCGTGGTGGCCAGCCGCATCGGCCCGAAGCGCACGCTGCTGATCGGCCTGGTGGTGATCATCGCCGGCGCAGGGCTGGCCGGTATGTCGGACACGGTGACCGAAATCGTTGGGTGGCGGGCACTTTGGGGTCTGGGCAACGCGCTGTTCGTCGCGACGGCGCTGGCGACGATCGTGAACTCGGCGCGCGGGTCGGTGGCGCAGGCGATCATCCTGTACGAGGCGGCGCTCGGCCTGGGCATCGCAGTCGGCCCGCTGGTCGGCGGTGTCCTGGGGTCGATCTCGTGGCGCGGCCCGTTCTTCGGGGTGTCGGTGCTGATGGCCGTCGCGGTCGTCGTCACCGCGTTCCTGTTGCCGTCGACGCCACCCGCCGCGCGGGCCACCACGTTGGCCGACCCGTTCCGTGCGCTGCGGCACCGCGGGCTGCTCGGGGTGGCGATCACCGCGCTGCTCTACAACTTCGGCTTCTTCACGCTGCTGGCGTTCACGCCGTTCCCGCTCGACATGAGCGCTCATGAGATCGGGCTGATCTTCTTCGGCTGGGGTATCGCGCTGGCGTTCACGTCGGTGGTCGTCGCGCCGCGGCTGCAGCATCGCTTCGGCACGGTCCCGACCTTGTTGGCGAACCTGGTGGCGATGACGGCGGTGCTCGTGGTGATGGCCGTCGGCACCGACCACAAGCCCCTGTTGGCGGCGTGCGTGGTGATCGCCGGCCTCTTCATCGGCATCAACAACACGTTGATCACCGAGACGGTGATGAAGGCGGCGCCCGTCGAAAGAGGTGTGGCCTCAGCGGCTTACAGCTTCGTGCGGTTCTCCGGTGCCGCGTTGGCGCCGTGGCTGGCCGGGGTGCTCGGCGAGCGGATCAACGTGCATGTGCCGTTCTGGGTCGGCGCGGGTGCGGTGCTGCTGGCCGCCGGCGTGCTGGCGGCCAGTCGCCCGCACCTGATGGGCATCGACGTCGAGGGGGAACTCGACGAGCTCGACGAGGCGACGGTGATCACGGTCGGCAGCGATTCTTAG
- a CDS encoding ABC transporter ATP-binding protein — protein MAVTGDSSMSRRSGSLNPAELAQASVIAALSAATAIISVVVPFAAALSLVGTVPMGLLAYRYRLRVLLTATVAGAIIAFLIAGMGGFMTVVNCAYIGGLTGIVKRRGRGTTTVFLCSLVAGSVFGVAVVTALAVLARLRHLIFESVTANINGVAAIIARIPDMQGVADQLKRDFATALEYWPFLFFATSILSISMVTLIGWWALSRVLSRLFGIPDVHKLDASTDTGPIAPVPMRLHDVRFRYPNTDHDALGPVSLTVEPGEHLAITGANGSGKTTLMLMLAGREPTAGTIERPGAVGLGRLGGTAVIMQHPESQVLGTRVADDVVWGLPPGTTTDVHRLLGEVGLDGLAERDTGGLSGGELQRLAVAAALAREPSLLIADEVTSMVDQDGRTALMSVLSGLTQHHDMSLVHITHYNDEADAADRAVNLTGNGGAADNTDMVETASAPAATMAHGHHADTPVLQLVDVNHEYASGTPWAATALRDITFTVNEGDGLLIHGVNGSGKSTLAWIMAGLTVPTSGSCLLDGRPVSEQVGAVAISFQAARLQLMRGRVDLEIASAAGFSHRDRKRVAEALATVGLDPGLAKRRIDQLSGGQMRRVVLAGLLARSPRALILDEPLAGLDAASQRGLLRLLAELRRNAGLTVIIISHDFSGLEEVCPRILHLQDGVLAPVPTTAGGVS, from the coding sequence ATGGCCGTGACCGGGGATTCGAGCATGTCTCGACGTTCCGGCTCGCTGAATCCCGCCGAACTCGCACAGGCGTCGGTCATTGCGGCGCTGTCGGCTGCCACGGCGATCATCTCCGTCGTCGTTCCCTTTGCCGCCGCGCTGTCATTGGTCGGCACCGTCCCGATGGGTCTGCTGGCCTACCGCTACCGACTGCGGGTGCTGCTCACCGCGACCGTCGCGGGCGCGATCATCGCCTTCCTGATCGCCGGCATGGGCGGCTTCATGACCGTCGTCAACTGCGCCTACATCGGCGGACTGACCGGCATCGTCAAGCGTCGCGGCCGCGGCACCACGACCGTCTTCCTCTGTTCACTGGTCGCCGGCTCCGTCTTCGGCGTCGCAGTCGTCACCGCGCTGGCGGTCCTGGCGCGGCTGCGCCACCTGATCTTCGAATCGGTGACCGCCAACATCAACGGCGTCGCCGCGATCATCGCGCGCATCCCCGACATGCAAGGCGTCGCCGACCAACTCAAGCGCGACTTCGCCACCGCGCTCGAGTACTGGCCGTTCCTGTTCTTTGCGACCTCGATCTTGTCCATCTCCATGGTGACTCTCATCGGCTGGTGGGCGTTGTCGCGGGTGCTTTCGCGTCTGTTCGGCATTCCCGACGTGCACAAGCTCGACGCCTCGACCGACACCGGGCCGATCGCGCCGGTGCCGATGCGCCTGCACGACGTCCGCTTCCGCTATCCCAACACCGATCACGACGCGCTGGGCCCGGTGTCGCTGACCGTCGAACCGGGCGAGCACCTCGCCATCACCGGCGCCAACGGCTCGGGCAAGACGACGCTGATGCTGATGCTCGCCGGACGCGAACCCACCGCGGGCACCATCGAGCGGCCCGGCGCCGTCGGGCTCGGCCGGCTCGGCGGCACGGCGGTGATCATGCAGCACCCCGAGAGTCAGGTGCTCGGCACGCGGGTGGCCGACGACGTGGTGTGGGGCCTGCCGCCTGGCACCACCACCGACGTGCACAGGCTGCTGGGCGAGGTCGGCCTCGATGGTCTGGCCGAACGCGACACCGGCGGCCTGTCCGGCGGTGAGCTACAGCGCCTCGCGGTCGCCGCGGCGCTCGCGCGCGAGCCGTCGCTGCTGATCGCCGACGAGGTCACCAGCATGGTCGATCAGGACGGCCGCACAGCGCTGATGTCGGTGCTGTCCGGGCTGACCCAGCACCACGACATGTCGCTGGTGCACATCACCCACTACAACGACGAGGCCGACGCCGCCGACCGCGCCGTGAACCTCACCGGCAACGGTGGCGCCGCCGACAACACCGACATGGTGGAGACCGCCTCGGCGCCCGCTGCGACAATGGCACACGGCCACCACGCAGACACTCCGGTGCTTCAGCTGGTCGACGTCAACCATGAATACGCCAGCGGGACACCGTGGGCCGCAACGGCTCTGCGCGACATCACCTTCACCGTCAACGAGGGCGACGGGCTGCTGATCCACGGTGTCAACGGATCCGGCAAGTCCACCCTGGCATGGATCATGGCGGGCCTCACCGTCCCGACGTCCGGCAGCTGCCTGCTCGACGGCAGGCCGGTGTCCGAACAGGTTGGCGCCGTGGCCATCTCGTTCCAGGCGGCCCGACTGCAGTTGATGCGCGGCCGCGTCGACCTGGAGATCGCGTCGGCGGCCGGGTTCTCCCATCGCGACCGCAAGCGGGTGGCCGAGGCGTTGGCCACCGTCGGCCTGGATCCGGGCCTGGCGAAGCGGCGCATCGACCAACTCAGCGGTGGCCAGATGCGCCGTGTGGTGCTCGCCGGTCTGCTGGCTCGGTCGCCGCGCGCGCTCATCCTCGACGAGCCGCTCGCCGGGCTGGACGCCGCGAGTCAGCGTGGGCTGCTGCGCCTTCTGGCCGAGCTGCGGCGCAACGCCGGCCTGACGGTGATCATCATCTCGCACGACTTCTCGGGCCTCGAGGAGGTGTGCCCGCGCATCCTGCACCTGCAGGACGGCGTTCTGGCACCGGTACCGACCACCGCGGGAGGCGTGTCATGA